GCCAGTAACCTGAAACAAGACTGCTGGAAACGAGAGAGGGAGAGTCGGTTATTTGATTACAGCCCATGGGCACATGCCTGGCCTTCATGGGTATATTAAGtaagagacattttaaaacaaaacctcgCTCAGTAACCTTATCGCAGGCCTGAATCCACTGCCCATCTGTTAACTCCCTGGACTCCCTACATATTCTTAAGTGAGATATCAGTGCCAATGATTTGAAGAACTTTTCACCCAAAATTACCATTGCCATAATTATGGGGGAAAATGTTCCAGGGATATAGCTTAATTAACTCAACGCTGTTAGCCAGATGTCTGCACACCTGGGAAAACAAAAGCCAAATCCTTTCCTGCTAACGTATCTGTAAATAACTACAAATCCCTGTTGGACACAAGTTGTTGTTATCCTATGACATCAAATGCTCTACAACTATGATTGGAAATGCCAGATTCTCCCTTAATAGCTCTAGAAAATAATGCCATTACTTTTAACATTTCATTATAGGTTCAATCGGGCATTGTAAAAAAGTCTGTCATGGAGAAATGGCTCTGCAAACAAAATCAAGGTGACAAATTAATGATTGCATCAGCCTGTGAAAGCTGTGCCAGGCACCTCAGGAAAGTGTAATTTAATTCTCCCTCAATCTAACTTGATGCCCAAGAATGTAATAACTTCATTGGGACTCTCTTTTTAGGGGGGAATCCAAAATCCTTGGCAACCACCCTTAAGGTCATCAGTGAAATCTGACACGGAGCATTGTTTGGCAAACATACCAATAGTAAAAGGGCTAAATAATGGGGGATTACCTCTGATCCTGATTTCTAGCTCACCATCCATTGCAGGAATGTACTGTCTCAAAGAACATGCAAGAGTCAAACAACCAGTGGGCATGAACTTGTCCACATATATTTGTACTTTAAACTTAGAGGAGGTGAAAAGTATTTGGCCCTGAACCAGAAGGTTAGAATTTTCCATTAGCAATCCCCTACCATAACCCTAATTATTTCTATAGTTTGATAAAGAGAAGCATGGAGAGGGGAATAAATGAAAGTACACTAGCAGCTAAAAATTATATAGCTATATCtatatatgatttttaaattccCTTAACTGTGGTACAAATAACAGCTTAGAGCTTTAAAATGAAGGATTTTAAATGtctaatttatttttccactTTTTATGCTATGTTTGCTTTACAAATCTCTGCTTTTAAATTAACAACAAAGTTAATTTCACTTTTGTAATAATTGTTATTGAATTTATTTAAGTACCCACTGTAGCTAACATTAATAAAAACaattcctgctctgaagagcttttgatctaaggccctgatcctgcaaatgcttttgCACATGCTTTACTTTTtaggcacatgagtagtccctttgaagtcaatgggactactcatatactTAAGTTTGCATGATCATAGCTGAAGGGCCCAACCCTGCAGACACTTGAAATCAGTGGCTTGATCATGATAGTGAATGCAATGCTTGGTAGAAACTGCAGGGTTGGGCTGTAAAACACAGATGAGACTATACTCAGTGAGAGAATAGTTAGCTTCAATTTGCGGTTCTCGGTCAGGAGCTATATTGTACTGTTTGGGGTGCAGACACCGCAGGGGAATTTTTCTTTCTTACAAATAAGATTTTTACGAAACCTCCTTTTGGGCCTACATTGTCTTGACAGAGTTTCATTAACTGAGTCACCTTCTACTGTAACAAGTCTACAACTCTAAACCCTTTTAGCACTTCTGCCACCACACATGCATTCAAATGACGGTCTATCCAGAAATGAACATGCCACCTTCTCTAGCACAGATGCCATCTCCAGTCTCCAGCAAAGTACTTGCTGACCTCAGGCTCCTAGCCACAGTGACTGACACAGGACTCTCAGAGGAGATAGGGAACTCTTTGACAAACCCTGGGTGCTAAAGTTCTGTTATTACCTTATCTAGGTAAATATACCTTCTATTTGGTGCTCTGGCCTCTCCTTGTTTAGTAATGTAGCAGGGGAAATGACcacatacaccccccccccaaaaacaaaaggTTTGCTTTAGCAGTTACACTTTAATATAATCATCCTTAGCCTTTGCAGAACAGCTGGAAGCCAAGAGTCTCAACTGCTTAATAAAGATCAAAGAATTAAACTTCCCCAGACACCTATGAGATAGGTAAGAATGTAACTGTTTCATAGCTGGTCCTAGTTCCCAGTTATTCTGTTCCTGCTCTGGGGGAATTCAGAGGCTGCACAGGGCATTCCTGGTTCCCTGTTTAAGGCCTCGTTTATACATAAAAGTGTTGCTGCTTTAACTATGCTtattctgattcagcaaagtgaaATCAGCTACACAGGTAAGTGCCTTACAATGGGTCCACACTAGGGCTTTTATTGGCATAAATATGTCAGTACAAAAATCATACATAGTTATGCtggtaaaactttttaaatgtagatcaggcctaaatTACAGCAGCCTCAGCCCTGTAATTTACACTCTGCTTCCCTCTCACATTACCAGTTGTCTTAAATCAGCCACTGACCTCGACAACTGCCCCAATGGGGCACACCACTAAATCCGGTTGTTGGCTACTCTGCCTTTGCCCTTGGCTCAGCTGTAGTCCCCTCAGCCCATATCATGCCTGAGTGCTACTCTGCTCATGGCTACAGTTCACATAAAGCCCTGCACTCCTAATACCAGTTACTCTCGGTGGCATTCCCAAGCCTTGACATTTGGGCTGGGTATTCCCCACAGACTGTAGAAACGCACATGGAAGATAGTGCGGTTTGTGTCAGATTCTAGGCTGCATTTTATCAAGCCATTAGCCACTGGATTACTACAAAatacagactttttaaaaaaaccagctAAATTACCTGACGACACATGGCATGTTCCGTGTCTATTCCTACTGGAAAGCTGCCATTATTATGTAATGGCTCAGCTGCGGTAGCCAGCCTCTTTCAGGAGGTGGCAAAGCATTTGCCTGGGATGGCACCAGGGCCCCGTGCCAGTCACCCCCCTGCTGCTTGCAGGGATTTTCAGTCAAAAGCACTCAGAAGCAGCATTTTGGGCATTTCATCTTATGAATACCTCCCCCGTTTTACCCCACTGAGCATGGAGAATCAGCGAGACACGCTGCAGTCAGGTGCAGCCGGCATGCTCTACCTCTGCCGGTTTCCATGAACCTGGAGCGCTGCCCGCACGGCGAGGAAGAACACTGCTTCAGAGGGCGCTGTCACGTACCAACTAATTAAACCAAACACCCCTGTGACGTAGGTAATTTAGGGTTACCTTATTACCACCccgttttacagagggggaagcCGAAGCTCAGGGACGTGCCCGAGGCCAAAGAAGTTGCCTTCTGAACAGGGCAAGACGTTGGGAGGGACAGGAAAGCCTGGTTCCCATCACGCCCCGAGCCCAGCCACACCACCCTCCTCTGTGAGCTCTCTGCAGTTCTGCACCGTGGGGGCACCAGCCCCTGGCACCCCGCTTGTGTCCCTCAGACCCGCTGGGAGCGGCCCCCCACCGCGCCCAGTCCCAGCGACCTGTGAAATCCCCAGGGGTGGGTCACGCAACCCGCCTGACTCCTCTTCCCTTCTGCCTGTGCAAATCCCGAGCGAGCCCAGCCCGGCCAGCGGAGCCTGGCTGGGGGAACAGGGGAGCGAGGGAGAGCAGAGGCCGGGTCCctgtggaggggggtggagggtgaccggactgaccgcccccccccgcagagGCGGGCCGGAGAGCGCGGTGGCGGCGGCCCACGAGCTCCTCCGGCGCGTCCCGGGCCAGGTCCGCGCGCCGCTGGGGACGGGGCAGCGCCCGGGGGCGCGTGAGGGGAGATCCCCCCCCTCGCCGGGCCCACGCGCCAGCCGCTGCGGGAGAGCCCGGCCGCGCAGAGGTGTCGCCCCAGCACGTTCCGGCTGCAGCCGCCGCCGCCCGGCCGTGTGGCcggagggggaaggggcgggggaggcCAGAGCGTTGTCCGACACGTGAGGCTCATGTGATGGGGGAAGGCAGGGCTCTCCCGCCCCGGCACCGCCAGACGTGCCGGGAGTCACAGGGTGGAACACGTAGCGCCCGCCACCCACTCGCTCCCATTTAACCCAGCCGGCCGCCTCCCAGCGACGCCTCAGCTCGCGTCCTGTCCCGGTGTGCTGCGCGGCGATGAGCAGCGCGGCCTGAGCCGTCCGCAGCCGGTCCCGACGCCAGCGGCTTTCGCAGGGTCCCCACCACCAGCGgggttctccccagcagccggcCGCGCACCCGGCGCTGGCTGATTTCGCTGCTTTCGGCGAGAATTAAGTTTCAGCagagcccccccccgcagcccaccCCCCCTTTGCACAAAGCCTCCCGAGCTGCAATGGAAATGATCCCCAgcgcccagccccctcctgcctgcctgggCAAGCTGCCTGCGCTGGAGAGCACCGAGATGCCCGGGTAAGATGCCTCCTCAGCGGTGCTCTTCTTGGGGCCAGGGCGCCCTCCCCACCAAATCCACGGGCGCAACCTGGCCGCTGGGTTTGGCTGGAGCTTCAGCTCCTTCGGCTCCTTCACTGTGCCTGTGGGGAGCGTTGGCATACGCGTGTCTCTCTCGGTGTGGAGGAAATAATAATAACCCATCGCATTTTTATGTCATTTGTGCAGGCTGGCCTTTTCTCACATGTATCAAGTGTACAAGCCCAGGAGAGGGTTAAAAAGAAGTGAAGACAATAAGGTAAATGGAGGACTTGCGGAACCTTTGCATTCTTAGTTAACACCTGGCCATTAAAAAAAGTTGTATGCGTTTGTGTCTGTtctgatttgttttaaatctgcttttcCATAAAGCTCAACTAAGATTTAACCtttataaagacaggtttcagagtagcagccgtgttagtctgtattcacaaaaagaaaaggaggacttgtggcagccttagagactaaccaatttatttgagcataagctttcttgagcttccgatgaagtgagctgtagctcacaaaagcttatgctcaaataaaattggttaaCCTTTATAAAATTTGCTGTGGGATTTAGGAAGGGTTGTTTTAACAGCAGACAGTCTGAATCAAagttgttggggttttgttttttgtttttttttgctctgAGACTGTTGTACTTGTACCTCTTGTCCATGAATCTGAGGCtcagaaggtgggaggggaatatATTTTTGCATTAATTTAATAATTCTTATGACAGAAAATCATTCAGTTAGTAGCTGCTACACATAATACATTTTGGGTACCCAACAGCTTGAGATCTAGTTTTATTTCTAGATCTCCTTTTACCTGTGTGTCTATCCATGGTGCTAGGATGTCATGTGTCTTGTCTGATTTGCTCCTTTCCTTTGGCTTCCAGGAGACCTATAAATTGCCCCACAGACTGATAGAAAAGAAGAGACGTGATAGGATTAATGAGTGCATTGCCCAACTGAAAGATCTCTTACCAGAACATCTCAAACTTACAGTAAGTGAAAATCTGGCTAATATCCAAACTCCTCTTCGTTTTGGGGATGGGTGTTGGTTAATGGATTTCTGTGCAGGTAGATGTGCCATCTAGAGGTTTCTTCTGAGCACTGCAGATCACAGTGGAAAAGACTGCGATTTGGGCAGGTTTGCCACTTGGATCAGTCTATTACTATTGGATTTCTTTCCAGATACTGTGAATTTCTAAACAGTGCAtatcggtggtggtggtggtggtggtgtgataTGAATTGAACTGCTGCAATGTGAAAATAAACCCTCATGTAAAAGTGATTATTGTGGGCTTGATTTGAATGTGAGGGATTTGGGTTTTTCCATTTGAGCCACTGAAAAAGTTCCATGTTGCTCTTTGTGAAGTTTTACTGGGTTCCATTTATAAGTTGATCCCTAATTATCTGAGAGTCAAGTCCTTTTAGAGTTGTTTCCATGCTACCTGTTTTTGGTATTTGAAAGGATTCTCTGCGTTCTTGTTTTGCGACAGATGTTAAGGATTGCAACTTCTGCTTCTCTAGTGTGTGTGAGgtgctttgttttaaaaagaataaaggcTTAGGtgcttgattaaaaataaaagaaaaaatacctGCAGAAGTTTATGGGGAAAGCCACTTTGGCTGACATCCTGCAGGACTCCCCTCTCCTGTCACCGTTCAAAAGAAACCCTTTGACTGGATTCCCCTGTGTTAAGGTCACGATGCCAGCAGGGGCAGCAgaacagataaaataaaatacttgtcTGAGAGCTATGCAGTTGGTCCTAAAATACCCATAGGATGTAACTGTATCCTTCCCTGCaaccttcccttttaaaaaaaaaatgtagtttaCATAATATGTGGATCAGATTCCAAATGTTACGATTTTTACTCAAAATCAATCAGAGAAATGTCCACTGAATAAAGACACCATTTTTAACCCTGTCTCCCAAATTacaactgttttttttcttttttcatttcacAAGGAGTTAGAAAACTTTTTAAGATTCCTTGAAGCGTGGCCGACTCTAGGATAAGTACTAACCTGCCCATTTGTTTCCAGACTTTAGGTCACTTGGAGAAGGCTGTAGTTCTTGAACTTACCTTGAAGCATGTGAAAGCACTAACTAATCTCAttgagcagcagcaacagaaaatAATTGCTTTACAGAATGGATTACAAGCTGGTGAGTATTCAAGTCATGCTTGTATCATGTGAGAACCCTAGAATGTCTCATGATCTTACTTTCAATATCTTTGGAATACTGGCTTCTTATGACACTTAGTTTGGGAGGTGGGAGGAGTAAGtttgtcttttttcatttttatttagcaCGCATACCCCGCTTTATGTGCATGTGAATTTATGAAAAAGATGCCTTTCATCCCTCTATTTAGTTAATTTATAACTAGCTgttattttaatatagttttaaatTCAACCTGATTctagctattttattttatagtaCAATTTTGctgtgagggcctgatccaaagccaatggggtttagatcaggccctgatttttttttcacccttAAATATGAAAACATCTCTCTTACATGCTCTTTTTGGTTTCTCCATAAGCCAGTTAGTGCATGCTTTGCAGCACGGGTAGGAACTATCTAAGGGCCCACAGTGTTTTACATctgtttcctccttcccctctctttgTGACACTTACTTGAGTCTGGCAGGCTAAAACCAGCTTTTCTAAAAAGGCTGCTACTGCTTTAACAGCCACTCGATATGCAGTAGAATTACACAACCAAACCCAATGTCACTTCCCAAAGTTTAGACCAAATCCCCCTTGGTGTATGCAGTTAATGAGGGATAAATTGGACCCCTCGTACCCAATTTTCATTAGCTGCTGTGGGGCCAGATTTGCAAGATGACTTTGGAACTGATGTCTTTCTGAGGAGATGCCAGGGTTGATTCGCTGTGCTGCCTTTTTCTGTTTTCTCCCTAAACTCTAGTGTCTGTTGTGGTTGCCACGTATAATGAGTATAGGATCAAAAATGTGTTTAAAGACTCACTGTTAGAGGGAGGTTATAAAAATGGGTGTTTAAAGTGACTGTATTGTACAGTAGAATTCATTTGTCTAGCTGTTTTGTAACAGATACTTAATGTGGAGATAAAATTTCGTCCTCTCCCCAGTGCACCTTAATGATATTAATGAAACTATTTAGCTCTCtgttaatttttaatttctttctgttaatgttCCCTCAGGTGACTTGTCATCAAGAAACCTTGATACCAGCCAGGAAATGTTTCGATCTGGTTTCCAGATGTGTGCCAAGGAAGTGCTGCAATACCTGGGAAAGCATGAAAACACCAGGGATCTGAAATCTTCCCAGCTGGTCAGTCATCTGCACCGAATGGCCTCTGAGGTCCTCCAGGGCGGAGCCAGCCGAAAATGTGGAGATGCGCCCCCAAAAACAGTGGACTTGAAGGAGAAGTCTGGCTCTTTGCCCAAAACTGCTGAGGGTTACGGCAAGAACTGTGTGCCTGTTATACAGAGGACTTTTGCACATTCCAGTGGAGAGCAGAGCGGGAgcgacacagacacagacagtgGGTATGGAGGAGAGCTGGAGAAAAGTGACTCAAACGCCGATCAACAGTATTTTCAAAAGGATACGGGACTCAACTATGCCATGCAAGAGAGAATAAGCTCTATTAAGCAAGAGACTGAGGACCCACCAGCCAAAAGGACCAGGATGGAAACTTCAGAAGACGAAGGCCATTTTAGCAGTGATCTGATTGGCTCTTCAAGTAGTTTTTTGGGCCCTCACCCACCTCCTTTGTGCCTGCCTTTTTATTTGATCCCACCATCCGCAACTGCCTATCTGCCTATGCTGGAGAAGTGTTGGTACCCGGCTTCCATGCCCGTCTTGTACCCAAGTCTCCCAGCCTCTACTGCAGCACTTTCAGGGTTAATGAGCCCAGATAAAATCTCTTCATCTCTCCTGATGCCTCAGAGACTTCCTTCTCCACTACCAGTCCATTCCCCTATCGACTCCTCAGCTCTGCTTCAAGCTTTGAAGCAGATTCCTCCTTTGAACCTGGAAACCAAAGACTAAGCACAGTGTgaccattttctttttcttttcttttttttacgtGTGAGACTCTTTCAGTTTCATATACCGGCTGGACTGAGGTGTGGGGATAAGGTTCACTGAGACTAGGAAACGAAATCCACTTTTCTCTGACTTGTCAGATAGCGTGGGAAAGGATGAAGGAAGCACCCAGGTTAGCCATTCGGGggagttttaaaaggaaaaaaaaaccagaacGTTTTCTTTGTGCTTTACCCTTTACCCTCCCCATCTACAGAGCAACAGCTGACTTAGTCAGTGAGGATTATATTTCAAAGCTGTGAAAAATATTCCATTAGGCAGATCTAGGTTTTAGGGTCTGTGAATATAAAAATATGGTACTTCTTATGAGGGCTTTTCAAAGCAAAGACCCACTGCCAAATTTGTTGCCCCACCCATTTGCCAGCATTTGAAATGATACACACATGCACCGCAGTTGAAGCATTGGTGTTAGTCCCACTAAAAAGATTCAGAGTAGCAATCACTGGTTGGTGATGCACAGTCAGTGGTTCAGGGAGATTGAAGACAAGTTTCTCTCCACACTTCTGCTGAccgtttaaaaaacaaaatgaataaaatgtaGATGCTGCTTAGAAGCTTTACATGGTGTACTTCTAATTAATAAATTAACATGCATCCCTTTCTGTAACGCAAGCTGCTagttggggcaggggaagaggaaaataTCCCCATGGATCCCTTTGCTTGTTGCACCTAACTGTAGACCACTCTTTTACTGCTACTGTACAGGTGTCTCTGGGTCTAGTATATCTGAAAGCAAAATGGTTAAAAAGCCACATCAATGCGGGAATAGCCAGCAGCTGACTGTTTCACTCCTGGGCCAAATCCAGAGCTCTTGTAACAGGGTGAGATTCAATTGGAGTCAACAGAGTTACACCCACTGAATTGGCCCCCTTGAGTGCCTTTGAGAAttgaaaactgttttgttttgtttttcagaggaACCTAATCccagtgggatttgggtgcccaaATCTCTTAGGATCCTCTGAAACCCTGGTCCAAATTGCTATTTTAAATAGAGTTAGAATTTGTGAAAATTTCCCTGTTAACAAATCTTAGAACTATTCGGGCCTGTGCAGTTGCTTCAGTGatgaacactgtgtccagttagGCTTTAAAAGAAACTAACTGCAATAagcagtgtggttttttttttggtattaatTTTGAGAAATTGTTTCCAGAGTAAATGTCATATAGATTCTCATTTCATTCTACCATTGCACCAGTTGTTAAGATGCACTGTGCTTGATTGCAGATTGTTCTcatgtttattttattgttgtttttggtATACAGTTGTTGCCTTTATTTGTAAAATCTTGTTATAAATatatctgtatatataaaatatatatatattatataaatatattaaagagttTCAGAGGTCTATTATTTGTATAACTACTTGAGCATAAAGAAGTGAGTAATATGAATGTATTCCtgatttgggggttttgttttttgaagaggttttgttttgttctctagGGAGGGATACAGTGTTTATATTTTGGAGCCTTCTCAAAGGTGGggtattgtaaatatttttatctTGAATAAATGTTAAgtagttgtttttaaaatactgaataaaataattattttcctgTGGAAGATAAGGCTTTGCCTCTTGTTCTTTGAAATACTTGATCAATGTCGTTCCATGTGACCTGATCCGGC
The sequence above is drawn from the Natator depressus isolate rNatDep1 chromosome 7, rNatDep2.hap1, whole genome shotgun sequence genome and encodes:
- the BHLHE40 gene encoding class E basic helix-loop-helix protein 40, with product MEMIPSAQPPPACLGKLPALESTEMPGLAFSHMYQVYKPRRGLKRSEDNKETYKLPHRLIEKKRRDRINECIAQLKDLLPEHLKLTTLGHLEKAVVLELTLKHVKALTNLIEQQQQKIIALQNGLQAGDLSSRNLDTSQEMFRSGFQMCAKEVLQYLGKHENTRDLKSSQLVSHLHRMASEVLQGGASRKCGDAPPKTVDLKEKSGSLPKTAEGYGKNCVPVIQRTFAHSSGEQSGSDTDTDSGYGGELEKSDSNADQQYFQKDTGLNYAMQERISSIKQETEDPPAKRTRMETSEDEGHFSSDLIGSSSSFLGPHPPPLCLPFYLIPPSATAYLPMLEKCWYPASMPVLYPSLPASTAALSGLMSPDKISSSLLMPQRLPSPLPVHSPIDSSALLQALKQIPPLNLETKD